Proteins found in one Brevibacillus brevis genomic segment:
- a CDS encoding DUF5050 domain-containing protein, producing the protein MMQHKGKWMISIVMTVCLIVVLGFGNQQTMETAPTKKPVINVFGSDPVNINSHRSFVAVQGEWIFYNNDGLYKIKKDGSSLQKLSSDWAHNLNVVGDWIYYTRNKPLKEIYQLEMPNYEISYTYEDTMELFKIKTDGSSKTVIKSGSLTEGDPNNVHRLYVVEDFIFFYDEQDIFKVKIGENKVEKVTPKAK; encoded by the coding sequence ATGATGCAACATAAAGGGAAATGGATGATTTCCATTGTGATGACAGTATGCCTGATTGTAGTTCTTGGCTTTGGTAATCAGCAAACAATGGAGACTGCGCCCACAAAAAAACCAGTGATAAACGTTTTTGGCAGCGATCCTGTCAATATCAATTCACACCGAAGCTTTGTCGCCGTTCAAGGAGAGTGGATTTTTTATAACAACGATGGCTTATACAAAATCAAAAAGGATGGAAGCTCTCTTCAAAAGTTGAGCAGTGATTGGGCCCATAATCTGAATGTTGTAGGTGACTGGATTTACTATACGCGCAATAAGCCCTTGAAAGAAATCTATCAGCTTGAGATGCCCAATTACGAGATCAGTTATACGTATGAAGATACGATGGAGCTCTTTAAAATAAAGACAGATGGCAGTTCGAAAACAGTTATCAAAAGTGGTAGTCTTACTGAAGGGGACCCCAATAACGTACACCGATTGTACGTGGTGGAAGATTTCATCTTTTTTTACGATGAACAAGATATATTCAAAGTGAAGATAGGCGAAAACAAAGTGGAAAAGGTAACCCCAAAGGCGAAGTAA
- a CDS encoding ABC transporter ATP-binding protein — MNREYLIEAKHIKKYFPIKAGLLSRVVGHVKAVDDVSFGIRAGETFGLVGESGCGKSTLGRVVLNLQRATSGEVLFDGTNIHQVNRQENLKLRRDMQIIFQDPFGSLNPRFLVSDIIGEPLRVHLRASAKEMDERVVELMSLVGLDPSRRNRYPHEFSGGQRQRIGIARSIALSPRFIVADEAVSALDVSVQSQVLNLMMKLQKEMGLTYLFIAHGLNVVRHISDRVGVMYLGKMVEIARTDDLFAQPLHPYTAALLSAIPKPTPHRRQERIVLQGDVPSPANPPSGCRFHPRCPMAQERCSKEIPELIEVGQDRQVACHFPLA; from the coding sequence ATGAACCGGGAATATTTGATCGAAGCCAAACATATCAAAAAGTATTTTCCAATTAAGGCGGGCTTGTTGAGCCGTGTCGTTGGTCATGTAAAAGCCGTAGATGATGTGTCTTTCGGAATTCGGGCAGGGGAGACATTTGGGCTCGTAGGAGAATCCGGTTGCGGGAAGTCGACACTGGGGCGTGTCGTGTTGAATTTGCAAAGGGCGACGAGCGGAGAAGTGCTGTTTGACGGAACCAATATCCATCAGGTGAACAGACAAGAGAATTTGAAGCTGAGACGGGATATGCAGATTATTTTTCAAGACCCGTTTGGTTCGTTGAATCCACGATTTTTGGTAAGCGATATTATTGGAGAGCCGTTGCGGGTTCATCTGCGCGCATCTGCAAAGGAAATGGATGAACGGGTAGTCGAGCTGATGAGTCTGGTGGGCCTCGATCCTTCGAGACGGAATCGGTATCCGCATGAGTTTTCCGGCGGACAGCGGCAACGGATCGGGATTGCGCGGTCGATTGCACTCTCACCACGGTTTATTGTGGCGGACGAAGCTGTTTCTGCGCTGGACGTGTCCGTACAGTCACAGGTTTTGAACCTGATGATGAAATTACAAAAAGAGATGGGGCTGACCTATCTATTTATCGCGCATGGTCTGAATGTGGTACGCCATATTTCTGATCGGGTAGGCGTGATGTACTTGGGGAAAATGGTGGAGATTGCACGAACGGATGACTTGTTTGCACAGCCACTGCATCCGTATACAGCGGCATTGTTGTCGGCGATTCCGAAGCCTACTCCGCATCGGCGACAAGAGCGGATCGTCCTGCAAGGGGATGTACCATCTCCGGCCAATCCGCCGTCAGGTTGTCGTTTTCATCCTCGTTGTCCAATGGCGCAGGAGAGATGCAGCAAGGAGATTCCCGAGCTCATAGAGGTTGGGCAGGATCGGCAGGTCGCGTGTCATTTCCCTTTAGCATAG
- a CDS encoding ABC transporter ATP-binding protein, which produces MERNILEIKNLTTCFFTDDGTVKATARVSINVGKGQTVCLVGESGSGKSVTSLAVMRLIDYAGGFIQSGNVMFHGQDLAAKDLDEMMNIRGNKIAMIFQDPMSALNPVFTVGDQIAESLMLHQNMNQTDAFKKAIEMLRLVGIPAPEVRVKQYPHEMSGGMCQRVVIAMALACNPEMLIADEPTTALDVTVQAQILDLLRRLQKELGMSILLITHDMGVAAEMADRIAVMYAGTIVEEGTVERIFDEPRHPYTIGLLQSIPGFEGERGGELYTIQGTIPSITQLPTGCRFHPRCPHAIDKCRKEEPILREVVTGQQVACWLNEDVSNHFRINQRANSVAGSKAEVNRQ; this is translated from the coding sequence GTGGAACGCAACATCCTCGAAATAAAAAATTTGACCACTTGCTTCTTTACGGATGACGGCACGGTCAAGGCCACGGCTCGAGTGAGCATCAACGTTGGCAAAGGACAGACGGTGTGCTTGGTAGGGGAATCCGGCAGTGGAAAGAGTGTGACGTCACTTGCAGTCATGCGACTGATTGATTATGCGGGCGGATTTATTCAGAGTGGGAATGTCATGTTTCACGGACAGGATCTGGCGGCAAAGGATTTGGATGAAATGATGAACATTCGCGGAAACAAAATTGCGATGATCTTCCAAGACCCGATGTCGGCTCTCAATCCGGTATTTACGGTAGGCGATCAAATTGCGGAGAGCTTGATGCTGCATCAAAACATGAACCAGACAGATGCGTTCAAAAAAGCGATCGAGATGCTTCGTCTGGTTGGTATTCCGGCGCCAGAAGTACGAGTGAAACAGTACCCGCACGAAATGTCTGGAGGGATGTGCCAGCGTGTTGTCATCGCGATGGCCTTGGCCTGCAACCCGGAAATGCTGATAGCAGACGAGCCAACTACTGCTCTTGATGTAACGGTTCAGGCGCAAATTTTGGATTTGCTCAGACGGCTGCAAAAGGAATTGGGTATGTCGATTTTGCTGATCACCCATGACATGGGGGTAGCAGCAGAGATGGCGGATCGTATCGCGGTGATGTATGCGGGAACGATTGTGGAGGAGGGAACGGTCGAACGGATATTTGACGAGCCCCGGCATCCTTACACGATTGGCTTGCTGCAGTCCATTCCCGGATTTGAAGGGGAGCGCGGCGGAGAATTGTACACCATCCAAGGCACTATCCCGAGCATTACCCAATTGCCGACGGGCTGCCGTTTTCACCCGCGTTGTCCGCATGCGATTGACAAATGCCGAAAAGAGGAGCCAATTTTGCGCGAGGTTGTTACGGGACAACAAGTGGCTTGCTGGTTGAACGAAGATGTCAGCAATCACTTCAGAATAAATCAGCGTGCAAATTCAGTCGCTGGAAGCAAAGCAGAGGTGAACCGCCAATGA